Proteins from a single region of Catenulispora sp. EB89:
- a CDS encoding thaumatin family protein produces MVNKLNQTIWPAVAADPKHPVAATGWVLAPGASVTISIPDHWDVRVWARAGCVFNAAGTGHCLSGDCQGKFQCGSTWGEFPSTLAEFNLNAWQGMDFYDVSLVEGNNLPMYVNQSGGRAPDPMSPDGCTKAGCTRDASASCPSVLQVVRGGTVTACKSSCLALGGDQMCCLGQWSSRAACDPTKWPVDSAAVFKKAEPFAYSYVDDDATSVLTCTGECSYRITWGVSP; encoded by the coding sequence ATGGTCAACAAACTCAACCAAACCATCTGGCCCGCAGTAGCCGCCGACCCCAAACACCCCGTCGCCGCCACCGGCTGGGTCCTGGCACCCGGAGCCAGCGTCACCATCAGCATCCCCGACCACTGGGACGTCCGCGTCTGGGCCCGCGCCGGCTGCGTCTTCAACGCTGCCGGGACCGGCCACTGTCTGTCAGGGGACTGTCAAGGCAAGTTCCAGTGCGGCAGCACCTGGGGCGAGTTCCCGTCCACCCTCGCCGAGTTCAACCTCAACGCCTGGCAGGGCATGGACTTCTACGACGTCAGCCTCGTCGAGGGCAACAACCTGCCGATGTACGTCAACCAGTCCGGCGGCCGTGCCCCGGACCCGATGAGCCCCGACGGCTGCACCAAGGCCGGCTGCACCCGCGACGCCAGCGCCTCGTGCCCGTCGGTGCTCCAGGTGGTGCGCGGCGGGACGGTCACCGCGTGCAAGAGCTCGTGCCTGGCGCTCGGCGGCGACCAGATGTGCTGTCTCGGCCAGTGGTCGAGCCGGGCCGCGTGCGACCCGACCAAGTGGCCCGTCGATTCGGCGGCGGTGTTCAAGAAGGCCGAGCCGTTCGCGTACTCGTACGTGGACGACGACGCCACCAGTGTCCTGACATGCACGGGGGAGTGCAGCTATCGCATAACCTGGGGAGTGAGCCCATGA